TTGAAGGAGATGTTGCCGAGCAGCTTGATCCAGATGTCGTTGCGCAGATCCGCTTCCACGGGGCACTTGAGCCCGCCCGCGACCATCGCCGCGCTGAAGTCGAGGCAGCGCTGTGAGACGGAGCGGTCCGGCTCGCCGATGGAGAACCGGGTGCCTTCGAGGTGGCGCACGACGCCGGGTGCCTCGATCTCCGTGGCGGCGTAGACGACGCACCCGATGGCGCGTTCGGGCGGCAGGGTGGCGCTGACCGCGCCCGCAGGGTCGACGCTGTCGAGGCGGCGCCCGGTGTGCGGTCCGGCGAGTCCGTGGAAGTACCACCACGGGATGCCGTTCTGGGCGGCGATCACGGCGGTGCGGTCGTGCATCAGCGGATGGACCAGGGGGCCCGACACCGCGTACGAGTTGGCCTTGAGGCCGAGGAACACGTAGTCCACGGGACCGACGTCCGAAGGGTCGTCGGTGGCCGAAGGGCGCGCGGTGAAGTCCCCGCGCGGACTGAGGACGCGTACACCGTCGCGGCGCATGGCCGCCAGGTGCGGACCTCGGGCGATGAGATGGACCTCGGCGCCGGCGCGGTGGAGCGCGGCCCCGACATAGGCGCCGATGGCTCCGGCACCGACAACTGCGACTTTCACGGGGCTCTCCGTTCGGTGAGAGGACCGAGCGAGGGTGTCAAGTCGACAGAATATTGTCTACAGTATGCCTTCTGGGGGGTCAAGGCTGTTGTCAAGGCTCCAACGACCGGCCCGGAATCCTGTGGGGTTACGTGTCCCCGTACCGGACGGTAGCGACCAAGACTGGATGGTTCCTGCCATACGTAGCGAGGGGAACCCGTACATGACCGGCTCACGTGTCGTGGCGCTCGGCCACTATCAGCCCGCCAAGGTGCTCACCAACCACGATCTGGCCGCCATGGTGGAC
The Streptomyces sp. NBC_00234 DNA segment above includes these coding regions:
- a CDS encoding 2-dehydropantoate 2-reductase, with the translated sequence MKVAVVGAGAIGAYVGAALHRAGAEVHLIARGPHLAAMRRDGVRVLSPRGDFTARPSATDDPSDVGPVDYVFLGLKANSYAVSGPLVHPLMHDRTAVIAAQNGIPWWYFHGLAGPHTGRRLDSVDPAGAVSATLPPERAIGCVVYAATEIEAPGVVRHLEGTRFSIGEPDRSVSQRCLDFSAAMVAGGLKCPVEADLRNDIWIKLLGNISFNPISALARATMGQICRHPDTRALVESMMRETLDVAAALGCHPEISVERRIAGAERVGDHKTSTLQDLEKGKPLELDVLLAAVVELAGLAGTPVPTLRAVHALADLLATTSSAPAGSAP